The Thermoplasmata archaeon genome contains a region encoding:
- a CDS encoding winged helix DNA-binding domain-containing protein: MAAAQLALRVRVRNLTLDDIERALWEERTLARVWCMRGTVHLVPSDELAVFARGSSTRQLARVAAWMARSGAPPGSDVRLMEAACASMDRPRTRNEIAAHVRDALGVPIEKKGSRGWGSPSDASGFRVGRLVFTVPDLAFMASYRVLACFGPDNGQGSTFVRPDAWLPSFRDMPAEDAEDAFLRRYLGGFGPATVHDFAMWSILTVGRARQIWSRLANELEPVAVGGQAMWILRRDLPALKRARLGRPTVRLLPYFDSFLMGHKGRDHLVDAAHYKRIYRAAGWVYPAVLVDGRIAGEWSYERQGKRLRVRVTPYVPLEAAVRDRAQREAEDVARFLEAPEARVAFAKVR, translated from the coding sequence ATGGCGGCCGCCCAGCTCGCCCTCCGGGTCCGCGTGCGGAACCTCACACTGGACGACATCGAGCGCGCCCTGTGGGAAGAGCGCACCCTGGCCCGGGTCTGGTGCATGCGGGGGACCGTCCACTTGGTCCCCTCGGACGAGCTCGCGGTCTTCGCCCGGGGATCGAGTACCCGTCAGCTGGCCCGCGTCGCGGCCTGGATGGCCCGGTCGGGCGCTCCGCCGGGGTCGGACGTGCGGCTCATGGAGGCGGCGTGCGCCTCGATGGACCGACCGCGGACCCGGAACGAGATCGCGGCCCACGTCCGCGACGCGCTCGGGGTCCCCATCGAGAAGAAAGGGTCCCGCGGCTGGGGCAGCCCCTCGGACGCCTCGGGCTTCCGCGTCGGGCGCCTCGTGTTCACCGTCCCCGATCTCGCGTTCATGGCTTCCTATCGCGTCCTCGCGTGCTTCGGGCCGGACAACGGGCAGGGCAGCACCTTCGTCCGGCCGGACGCCTGGCTGCCGTCGTTCCGCGACATGCCCGCGGAGGACGCCGAGGATGCGTTCCTCCGCCGGTACCTGGGGGGCTTCGGTCCCGCGACCGTCCACGATTTCGCCATGTGGAGCATCCTGACCGTAGGGCGCGCCCGGCAGATCTGGTCGCGTCTTGCGAACGAGCTGGAGCCCGTGGCGGTCGGCGGGCAGGCCATGTGGATCCTCCGCCGCGATCTGCCGGCCCTGAAACGCGCCCGGCTGGGTCGGCCCACGGTGCGTCTCCTCCCGTACTTCGACTCGTTCCTCATGGGCCACAAGGGCAGAGACCATCTCGTCGACGCAGCCCACTACAAACGCATCTACCGCGCCGCGGGCTGGGTGTACCCGGCGGTCCTGGTGGACGGCCGGATCGCGGGCGAGTGGTCCTACGAGCGCCAAGGGAAGCGGCTCCGTGTCCGGGTTACGCCCTACGTGCCGCTCGAAGCCGCGGTGCGTGATCGCGCGCAGCGCGAGGCGGAGGACGTGGCGCGCTTCCTCGAGGCCCCGGAGGCCCGCGTGGCGTTCGCGAAGGTTCGCTGA
- a CDS encoding deaminase — protein sequence MGKIERPSLESLIMDFAMALTRRATCKRFQVGCVITSQDMTQIYGFGYNGTARGLSHEDCRVDQAGGCGCVHSEVNALIKVRVNDPHKVVFVTAQPCITCAKAIVNSGVSKVYYRATYRSDEGLDVLRQVGIEVERV from the coding sequence ATGGGCAAGATCGAGAGACCGAGTCTCGAGAGCCTGATCATGGACTTCGCGATGGCTCTGACGCGCCGCGCCACATGCAAGCGATTCCAGGTTGGATGCGTGATCACCTCGCAGGACATGACCCAAATCTACGGGTTTGGGTACAACGGGACGGCGAGGGGTCTCTCCCACGAGGACTGCCGGGTGGACCAGGCGGGCGGGTGCGGCTGCGTTCATAGCGAGGTGAATGCCCTCATCAAGGTTCGTGTCAACGACCCCCATAAGGTCGTCTTTGTCACGGCGCAGCCCTGCATCACGTGCGCCAAGGCGATCGTGAACTCAGGAGTCTCCAAGGTGTACTACCGAGCCACGTACCGTTCGGATGAGGGCCTCGACGTCCTGCGACAGGTGGGCATCGAGGTTGAACGCGTCTGA